A window of Macrotis lagotis isolate mMagLag1 chromosome 1, bilby.v1.9.chrom.fasta, whole genome shotgun sequence genomic DNA:
AGCACTGGAGGTAGACGGGGGCACTCTCTTCTGTAGTAACAGGGCccgggggtgggggagtgggaaGCCAGGGAGCACCATTGGCAGACTAAGGAGAGGTGGGCAAATGGGAGAACGTTCACTGACAGCCCTCCCAAAGCCCCACACCAACGGGGGACCAAGAGTTTTCTCTTGCTCCTCCTCTCTTAGGACAGGGTAGGGAGAGCCTGGTCCTGGAGGTCTGAGGCAAAAGCCCCTCTTAGTTCCTCTCTCTGCCTCCTGCTTCCCATGGAACCTCTGGCAGTCTCTCTGGGGAGGGGCACAATGGAGGAGGACTGTGCTAGGGACTGTCCCATCACACTTTGGGATCAGGGGGAAGATCTGGCCTAGCTAGCCTGGGATATGCACAATGGGGCCAATTCTagccccttctcccccccccccccaccagctcCAGGCTTCTCCCCTCAGCTTCTGGCTAGACCCTCCTCACCACAGTTCTGGCCTAAACTCCCAAGTCCAAACCATTCAGAGACTACAATTCTCCCTTGGGTCCATGAGGTGCCCTGGGTCCTTTCTGAGAGATCTCTGATCTCCCTtgctccctttcttcccctctgccCAGTGTTCCCCTGGGCATGGCCCAGCAGAAGGGGAGAGGCCCCCACCCTGTGGCTCTCCGtgtccatctgtccaattttccttttgatttttccattttagcAGCACCAACTTCTTggccaataaatattttttgttgttatttttaaaaaggaagtagaaagaaaagaaaacaaacaaaaaaccaacccaaTGAAGGGGGGGGTGAACTAAAGACAACCCAACAGAGAGAGGTTCAAAGTGCTCTGAAATCGTCTTTGGATGTCACCAAACTGTCCAGAATCCCCGGTGGCCACTGCCGCTGGCCAGGCTCCTGGGCTGGGGAACTCTTCCAAGCCTTGTGGCAGTTAATTGGACTGAACTGAACCGGAGCTCCTGGGTGGAGCCGGCGGCAGGTGGGCAGAAGCCCCTCGATGCAGTGTGGTTCAGGAGAGCGGCGCGGCCCAGAGCGGGGGAGCTCGGGGTGGGGGGGTTCTGATTGGTTCTGTTTCTGTGCCCCTGCCTGGGAGGCTGGGGGGATGGGGGCACACAGAGCGGAGTGGGGCCCAGGCTTCAGATGAGCGAGATCCGTACAGGAATGCCAGGAGACTCCGTCCTTTGGGGTGAATGGTGGGTGACCAGATGTTCCACCACAGTGTGTTTGGACATGTGCTTCATCAAGTATGTCTcctggagggggagagagagaagggggctGGGTGTATATTCAGGGGGCCTTTCCCTGGCATCCTGTATGCTATGCACCACCATGTGGCCACCTTCAGAACTGCACCTTTCAGGGTTCCCCACCCTTAAAGACTCCCCAGatcccccttctctccacccACCAAAACACAGAGCAGTTAACCAGACTTTTGGGGACCTGGAGCAAGCGTCTGGCCGGGGAAGCTTGAGGAGGTTCCACTTGTGTTGTGGCCACCAGAGAAAGAATGATACTGCGGTCAGCACCTGGTGAGTTCTTGCTTTCCTGGACAAAGCCCCAGCAGCCTGGCCCTAGTTCCAGCTCTATATCTTAGCTCTAAGGCCTGGATTAGAGGCTCAGCAGTTACCCCCCAGGATGAGCATTGTACCCCAATCCCCTTCAAAAGAAGGATGCATTTCCCAAAGCAGATGGCTCCTGGTCCAGCCCCCTGCCCCAAGCCCCAGCTCACCGAGGTGTAGGCACGCCCACACATGCTGCAGCAGTAGGCCTTGGCATGTTTGATGGCATGGGCGGAGAGGTGGATCTGCAGGGAGGCGGAGTCTGTGTATGCTCGGTAACAGTTCGGACACTTGTACGGTTTATCTTTATTGTGCTGTCGCTGGTGAgactgggggaggaggaggaagagaaagcatCACAAAGGCCCCAAGGAGATACTTCCCACTTCTACCCATCCCCCAAAGCCCCTGGGACCCATTCCCCAAACCCAGGTTCTGATATCCCCCACCCCAGAACAATGACCTCCAGAGTCCTTCTCTATCTCCCACTCTCCCAGAGAGGCTGGCGGGGGCCACTGACCTGGAGGTTGGAGAGCTGGGTAAAAGCCTTTTCACAGCCAGGATGTGGGCACTTGTAGGGTCtgtctccagtgtgaattctgcAAAGGTTCCCAGAGCATGAGTGAGGCTGGGCCCTGGATGGCAGGCTGCTCAAGAGCAGGGCTCTCTAGGCCCAAGACCCCGGGGAGCCAGAAAGCCTAGGTTTTCTGGCTCCAAAATCTTCCTAATAAGGACACAGACTATGGGAGAGGTCCCACTGGATATTACCCCTccacaccccccccacacacacatcccAAAGCCCCAAGGGCCAGGAGAGCATGTGGTCTAGAGCCTCCCAGAAAACTAAGGACAAACTCCTGCTCAGCTCATCACCATCCCCACCATCACCTCCATCCTCACCATCGCTTCTTCAGCTTCTCATTGTCCCTCTCTGCCCCTCCCCAACACCCACacttgaacacacacacacatacacccagacacactcacatacacagaAAACTCTCACATCGACACTCACACTCACATACCCAGatactcacatatacatacacatacacactcacataccCAGACACATGCACACAAGGACACACACAGCTGTGCCCTGGTCCTCATCAGATCTGTCTCCCTGGCTCCCACGTCCCCTTCAGGGCCCAGCTCCCATCACTCCAAGGCTCCCCAAGGCCTCCAGGCTAAAGTCCTAGCCTAGCCTCGGGTGGCTGGCTGGCCCCCCTTCCACACTTCTTTACTCTCTCTCTGACCTGGAATATACTTCCTCTGTCTACCCAAAGTCAACCTCTTCTTCCAGGTTAAACTCTGGAATTCCTCCCATGACTGCAGTCCCCCCACTGATCTTTCCACTTCTGCAACTCCTGCCTGCCATCTAGCCCATTTTGCCTCTTCCCTGGCTACTTTCTCTGGCCAGACTCTGACTCCAGAGAAGCAGCAGCACTGATCCCTCCCCTTTGAATCCCACACACAGCCAGGCACCTTGAATGGACTGAATGCTAGAGAGAAAGCAAACCCACTGGACTGTCCCTGGACCACTGGCCAATCTGGGGATCAGGAAAATCAAAGGCTGACAAAGCTTCCAACCTCATCTATCAACCATCATGTAAGTTATTCCTCCAGGCTTTGTGCCATCTTAAATGAAGGGCACACCATCCATAACTTCATCCAAGTCACTGAAAAATGTTTGAAGAGGCCAGGATGGAAATTCTGGTGACTGGTACCTTCTGAATGTCCCATACTTGGGCTGTTGCCGCTACGACTCTCTCATTTTCCCAGCCATCTGGTGGCCAAGGGACCTGTGACCTCATGAATGTGGATGTTCCCTCCAAAGACACAGGCTGCCACTCATTTGTGCCTCTGTATCCTGAATGAACGGTTGCATGGTCTCCCGCTACTTCTACTGGCAGTGCGTGGATGGATGGTTGCTGACATGGATACCACCAGAGCCAGGGGCTAGCTGCTGGTTATGCCTGGGATCATCAATAACCTGAGGAATGCTTCTATGCCATCAATGTGGTCACCAAGTGCAGCCCCAGGACCAGCTCCCTTTACTGACTTGTTCCCATGTGACATCCTTTCAAATATTTATGTATGAGCCTGACTAGAGGCAACACAAGTCTTGGgtccaaatcccacctcagacatatGGGACATATGGGATGTGTGTCCATAGGCTAAATAAACACAATCTCTGAGTTTTTAGACTTTGGAGTGGTCTCTTTGAGTTACTGGAATACCTTTTCAATTCACAAATTCATGGATTCTGTGAAATGATGACCCTAAATGTGGGATCACCAACTTAAGGGGCATCTTAGCCAACCCCACACcctcactctcattttacagctgagaaaacaagGTCTTGAAaggaatgacttacccaaggtcccatAGGCAAGAAGTTCCAGCCCAGGATTTGGATACGAGACCCCCAATACCAAATTTCCCCTCTCCTTGAAGGCTTAGCCTCCCCTCCTCATGCTACATTTGTTAAGAGTTTCCTAAAGCAGAGGCCACAGGGCTCCCAATACACCCTAAGCTGGGTGGAAGATGGTGGGATCTCCATTTCTTGCAGACACTTTGCCTCTCCAAATGAAATCCCACcgtctgttttttttcttttttttcaaggcaatagggttaagtggcttgcccaaggccacacagccaggtaattaagtgtctgaggctggatttgaactcaggtactcctgactccagggctggtgctctatccattgttccacctagttgcccctcattGTCTCTTTCAAAGTTAATCCCACTGTGGACAAGAAATCTCTTAAAACCTGTGCTGACCACACAAGTATGGTTTGAATGACTCCTCATTCGTTGTGCCTACTCCTCTATCTAAGGCAGTTGGGtggtaaggagagagagagagtgtgtgtgtgtgtttgtgtgtgtgtaaggcTTGGGCATCCAGAAGATCCGAGTTAAAATCCTGCTGCACATGCTTATTAGCTGCATGACTTTTTTTcaaactcagttttcttctttgtaaaatgggggtaaggggcagctaggtggtgcagtggatagagcaccagccctggagtcaggagtacctgagctcaaatccaacctcagacacttaataattacctggctgtgtggccttgggcaagtcacttaaccccactgccttgcaaaaactaaaacaaaataaaacaatagtaaaatgggggtgataacaACAAACATCCCTTTGTAAAGGGCTTTACACATCTTAAAGCACTACAGAAGGACTAGCCAGGACTGTGATTTTTATGAACCCATGTGTATGACTTTCACTcctgttaaatttcatcttcttagagGCGTGTTAGCTGCTCCTCTCAGCTTTAGGTAACACACAGAGATGATGAGCTTACCATCTCTTGCTTTCTTTTAAATCACTGAAAAACTACTTAACAGCTGGAGACAGAGTTGAATGTTTTGGTGAACATGCTTTCCACTGTCTTCCTGGAGAAAGGAGTTCTCAGATGACCCTAAACGACCCTGAGTCAGTGATTCCCCCAATCTGTGATCCCACGTTTAGGGTCATCATTTCAAAGAATCAGTGAATTTGTGAATTGCAAAGAGGTTCCATTAATTCATAGGGAGAGCACGTCAAAGACTCACAGGCCgtatgtctgaggtgggatttgaacccaaggggCTATAAGTTAGAGCAACAGTTCCTACCTTTTCAACATCAAAAGACCTCTCAGACCCCTGGTCCTGACTGATACCAGATTGTTTTCAAATTGCATATTTTGAGGATTCTCCCTGAGatcaaaatattttgtaagcTTGTAGATTGGAGGACTCCTTGCTGGGGCCCCCCAGAGAAGGACGCCAAGGCTTATTCTTTCTCCACTATTGAAAATAGCACCCATACTgtggtggaaaaaaaaaattcatagcctgagaacctgagttcaagtcccgtCTTTATTCCTCACTCACTGTGTACCACCAAAGACTACCTGCGTCTGTGTCCCTTAAAGCTCTAGATCTATAAGACTCTCATCCTTTCCAAGCCCCCACAAGCCCTCTGGTGGTATATATACTTCAATCATAAGGAAGTCTTTGGATAGAATAGTTTAATTTAGTTAAGACATCTGTGTTGCAAAGGAAGGGGGAAGTCTGGCCCTAAAGGCAGGAGGCCTAGGGTCTTATCCTGATAACCTTACACAAATCCTTTCCcctgtctgggcctcagtttccctatctatttACAAAAAGGGCTGGACTAGATGAGGGGGGCACAGCCTGGTCTCTGGAAGCTCAGGGGGAGGGTAAGCTACTAGAAGGGCAGATTAGGCAGTAAGAGCAGGTGAGGAGAGTGAAGGAGGCAAGAGACTCATTGTCCTGCCCTGCTAAGGGTACCAGATACAACTGAGGGGGGGACGACTGTATCTCatgaggaaaagaaaggcaaCCAGTGGTGCAGTGGTTAGTATGGggtttgaagttaggaagacctgaattcaaatctgccctctgaTACTAAGCAAtctaatcctgggcaagtcatttatcttctgtctgtctcagtttccttatctgttaagtGGCCATAACAAAAATATCCAGCTCCCAGGATGGGTCAACAAGATGAAATTTGTAGTGGTTAGCACAGCCTTAGCATAGTAAGGTCAatacaaatgttagttattagTATTGAGGGCTGGGGGAGGGTGATTGGGGGAGTTTTAATTCCCTCACTCCCCCTACCAGAACTGACCTAGGTGAGCCTTGGCTTCTCAGACATGATGACCAATGGGAATGATGGCTGGGAGGTCTGAGGCTCACCCCAGGTATTGTGGGCACTGGGCTGCAGCAGCCTGGGCAAAGGAAGAGGCGGTGGGATCCCAACCTAAGTGTATGAGGCTATCCCAACATAACAGTGTGGGAGAAAAAGCACTGGGTGTGGACTCAGGAAAAATCCAAATTCAATAGGGAAAGGGactggacctgtaatttcattgatagAAAACATTGCAGAGTGAGCAAACTCCCTCTGCCAATGTGTGTCAACACCTCTGCTACTAGCAGTCTTGGAGAGCTGCCTCATCTGGGGAGTTGTGCCATGCTACCTCTCACCACCTGTCAAATCCAACTTCCCTgcgtctcaattttctcaccacTAGAATGGGGTAAAGACACTGCAGTCACTGACTccaagggaaggggagaggctCAAATCAGATAGCAAGTATGGAAGCACTACAGAAATGAATGCTAGTATTACGATGGGGCTGGGAATAGGAGGCAGCCCTAGAGACCAGAAAGCCCATCTTCCTTTACTCCCCAGAGCCTTCTCCAGGACCCCACTAATCCTCCAATAGGAGACACAAGCTCAGGGACTACTTCATCtcaccctgaagtcaggactgGGCATCCCGGATGAGCCTGATCTCCCTCTACCCCTGAGGCTGGCTGGGCATCAAGTACCCTGACATGGctctctccctgcccccatcTTCACCAGAGGATGTCCTCCTTGCCCACTGCCTCTCACCTGGTGTGCTGCTGGAGGTGGGAGAGCTGGCGGAAGGATTTCTCACAGTAGGAGCAGTGATAGGGTTTGACACCCAAGTGGATGCGCAGGTGTTGGGCCAGGTAGGAGGCGTTGGCGAAGGACTTGGAGCAGTGCGGGCACTTGTGCGGCTTGGCCTCTGTGTGCGACTTGGAGTGGATCTGCATCTCGGACTTGGTGAAGAAGGTCAAGGGGCAGACCTTACACCTGGAGAGGATGGGAGGCAGATCTTAGGCCTGGGCGTACCTGTGATCTGGGACCCTGGCCTTTGgccattccttccttccatctcccgACTGAACATTTTTTCTGGTTGCCCCCATCCAGGAacattctccttcctcatttctacatcctggcttccttcaagtccttaCTAAAATCCGACTTTCTACGAGAAGCTTCTCCTCCCCCCTTGGTTCAGTGCTTTATCTCCAATTTCTTTTACACAGCCATTTAAATATTGTCTTCTTGATGAGAGTGACCTCCTTGGGAGCATGgactggtttttgcctttctttgtttcttcattgcttaACATAATGGCTGCCATATAgttggagcttaataaatgcttcctgactGCCTACAATTGGGGGGAAAGGTGAGAGGAGGCATAAACATCACACCTCGAGGGATAGACGTCCCACTTGAGAATACTCAGAGACAGCTGGGTTCTGGGTCACTGGCATTCTCCATGCCAGCGCTGGTCTTTGAGATTCTGAGAGTCTGTGATTCTAGGACAAGTAGGAGGCCACAAAGGCCTCACCTCTACAAGGACTCTGACCTCACATCTGAGAAGGCCATAGGCCTCACACCTGGAGGAAGCCAGGAGGGTCTCCAGCCTCACTCTGTGCACAAAGCCACctgtcccctcccctttttcatACCCCTGATGAGGAATCCTCCCAAATCGAGAGGAGACCTGCCAGTAATGGGGAGTCACCCCCCAAGGCAGTCCAACCAACTCTTCAGGACAGCTCTGGATGttcaacaattcaattcaattaagcattcattaaattCTTCTAGGAGACAGATGGTAAAATAGTCTCTATTTTCAAAGCGCTTACAAAGGGCTGCAGTCACAGCTCCCTTAGCCTGCACCACTTCCCTTCATTGCTACTCCTTCTGCCCCTGGAGGCCCAGCAGAATCAGCTTAATCCCAGAGACTAGAAGACCAATCCCCATTCAGCCTGAGTCTTGACTTGTCCAGAATAAAACCTTCCATTTCCTTAGTGGGATTGGCCTCAGTGGCTTTTGAGGTTCCCCTCCAGGTCTAGATCTAGGACCCTCCCAGTCCCTTGAGTAACCCCTTGGCACCTCCTTCTCAGGAGTAATTTCTCTTTCAAAGTCTGTTCCTCCTCCTGATCTGACTAGTTCAGTTGGAGTACCACCATTTACCTGGACGCTCGGTAAACCCTGCAGAGAAGGGGATCATGGTCATCTTtgattctctcttctcctctggTCTCTGATCCAGTCAACTACCAATCTTGGCAAGCCAATATCCCCTGTCCTCTCTTTACAAGTCCCAGTCACTATCACTCGGGGCAGGTCTTAGCAATTATCTCACCCTAAGGAAAGGTATTATCGCCACCCCCCCCAACTACTGAAGGAGCCCCCTATCAGTCCCTAATCCTTCATATGCTGCTAGAATAGGTAGCTGGATGATACACTACAGGCTGTCCAACTTTACTTttagaagtttttattgaagcaACAGACAGTATGTTTTGATTTGCCactttagtgagagctctgtggtagcttggcttcatttactaatgtatttagtaaacccacaggtgggCCGCATAAAATCACCCATGGGCTGCATCTTGGACAGCCCTGGTATAGCAGATACAGTcctagttctggagtcagaaagtcgtgaattcaaatcctacctcagatacctGATAGCCGTTACCCTACCTCAacgtctctctgtctcagttttctcatctataaaacggaTATAACAGTAGGTTCTACCTCCTAAggctgctgtgaggatcaaataggataTCTATAAAGTGTATGCCACCagaataatcattttaaatgtatttaaactCATCTGCTCAAAATTCTTCCATGGTTCCCTACTGCCTAGGCAGAGAGGTACAGTGCTGAACTTGGAATTAGAGGACCTGAATACAAATCCTAATTCTGCCACTAACAACCTCTGTGGATTTAGGCCAATCACTTTATctgtttcctcacatgtaaaaagAAGAGGATTGTATTAGGTGACTGTCGGGATCTCTTTTCCACCCTGATTCCTGGATTCCATAAACCACTGCCTGCCTTCCTCAGGTAGGTCTCCTATCCTTCCCTCTGCCCCTCAAGCACACCCTACACTTTCTGTGTTCTCACTTAGGCTGTACCCTGTGCCCCCAAAGGACCTACCCTGTCCCCTCCTTTCCGCCCATGCTGGTCCCACTCCAATGgcacctcctccaggaagcctctcctgccccctccctcttcccctcttctgATACCAGTTATCATTAAATGCAGAGACCTCCTGCTGGGAGGGACACAGAGCAATCCCTAGGACCTCACACATGGAAGGAAGGATGCAATAGAGGACTCTCTCCCCAATGAGAGGGCGTACAGCTCTGAGCCCTGGGAGGAAACATCTCACAAGTGGTGAAGTGGGAGGACGAAGACCTCACTTGCCCCTGGAGGGGACAGAGGCCTCACGTGGGAGAAGGAGCAGATTCAGATGTCTTGGGGAGGTGGCACAGGCCTTACATGTGGGGTAGAAAAAAGTCTCACATAGTTTGGAGGGGAAGCTTTGCTGTAAGATCATTCCATAGTAGGGCACCTCAACCCTAACAACATCCTGGAGATGGCAGTAAAGACTTGTCCATTCTTGGTTCTCTTGTGATGACCATTAGGAAGCCTAATCCATGTCTACTCATCCAAACTTGCTTCTTACTTGAAGCTGAGCCCCAGGAGCCCAGAGGTCAGATCCTGGCTCTAAAGACTCCCCCATTCCCTTCTGTTTGCGGGGCCTGGCTGGACAAGGCACCATGGGAAGGACTGAATAAGATGGTAGACCTACTCCCAGGGGATTCCCAGGTAGCAGAAATGAAAAGTGGAGAAGGGTCCAGGTGGTCCAAATGACCAGTCCTGGGGTTTCACATCCCACATCAGAGGATGGGGAAGGGCAGAGGAGACACCTGCCTGCAAAGCTTGGTTCCCACCTGTATGTCTTCCCCTCTTTGGCGGTCTCTCCTGAGGCCAGGATGGGGTACGGCACCACGAGGACAGGGGGTCCCGAGGGGTTTTCTGCCTTGATCTTCTTGCGGCCCCGTTCTGTTTTGGGGGCTCCCAGCAGGCTGTGGCCCTGAATTGTCTTGATGGAGTCCAGGATGGGGGGGCTGGTAATCCCTGAGATGAGGGTAGGGGAGGAGGCTATGAGGCGGCTCTGGCTGGTGGAGGTGGGCGTCGAGGGGGTGCTGGTCCCTGTGCCAGCACTGGATTCAGAAGTGCTGACTGCCGGGGCCCGGGAGGACAGCCCCAGACCTGGAAGGGGAGAGACAGAATAGAGAGGGAGGGAGTTGGCTCCTCCATCAGCCCCCTGGATTCTAGAACCCTCAATCCTCCTAGGCATCTCCCTTACCTGTGACGGTGCTGGTGGCGGGTCGGGCATGCAGGGCCACATCGGGCTGGGGCACAGCCTGCGGGTGTAGCCCTGGCACCTGCTGCAGTTTCGGCAATGACATGATGGACTGGCTGCTTTCAGCTGGGGATGGGGGGACCAGCAGGGGCTGCTGGGAGGAGACCGAGGTGGGTGGCAGGTGTGGGGGTCGGATCTTCTCTGCCATCAGTTGTTCCTTGATCTTGTTGATCAACACCAAGTTGTCCAGCTGAAAAGGGAAGACAGAGGACAAAAGAGCTGAGAGGGATCCCCCAGGAGTCCCTCCCAGCCCTGACCTCAAGCCCTCacccaaaacctccaaggacTGCTCTAAACCCTCTCTTGTTCCCCCACCTCCTCAATGGCCCCTAATGGAGAACCCTCCCCTCCCTGCCAGCCCCAGCAACTCCAGTCCAGCAGCAACACGGCCACAGAGTCCCCACCGAGGCCAGGATTGGGCTTCTGTTAGTTTTGTTTGCTCTGTCCTGTGGCTGAGGCCTGGCAGCCCTGGCCCCAAGGAGA
This region includes:
- the ZNF362 gene encoding zinc finger protein 362 isoform X2; the encoded protein is MAEPRFNNPYFWPPPPTMPSQLDNLVLINKIKEQLMAEKIRPPHLPPTSVSSQQPLLVPPSPAESSQSIMSLPKLQQVPGLHPQAVPQPDVALHARPATSTVTGLGLSSRAPAVSTSESSAGTGTSTPSTPTSTSQSRLIASSPTLISGITSPPILDSIKTIQGHSLLGAPKTERGRKKIKAENPSGPPVLVVPYPILASGETAKEGKTYRCKVCPLTFFTKSEMQIHSKSHTEAKPHKCPHCSKSFANASYLAQHLRIHLGVKPYHCSYCEKSFRQLSHLQQHTRIHTGDRPYKCPHPGCEKAFTQLSNLQSHQRQHNKDKPYKCPNCYRAYTDSASLQIHLSAHAIKHAKAYCCSMCGRAYTSETYLMKHMSKHTVVEHLVTHHSPQRTESPGIPVRISLI
- the ZNF362 gene encoding zinc finger protein 362 isoform X1; protein product: MVRSVQKGLSHTRMAEPRFNNPYFWPPPPTMPSQLDNLVLINKIKEQLMAEKIRPPHLPPTSVSSQQPLLVPPSPAESSQSIMSLPKLQQVPGLHPQAVPQPDVALHARPATSTVTGLGLSSRAPAVSTSESSAGTGTSTPSTPTSTSQSRLIASSPTLISGITSPPILDSIKTIQGHSLLGAPKTERGRKKIKAENPSGPPVLVVPYPILASGETAKEGKTYRCKVCPLTFFTKSEMQIHSKSHTEAKPHKCPHCSKSFANASYLAQHLRIHLGVKPYHCSYCEKSFRQLSHLQQHTRIHTGDRPYKCPHPGCEKAFTQLSNLQSHQRQHNKDKPYKCPNCYRAYTDSASLQIHLSAHAIKHAKAYCCSMCGRAYTSETYLMKHMSKHTVVEHLVTHHSPQRTESPGIPVRISLI